From Brienomyrus brachyistius isolate T26 chromosome 18, BBRACH_0.4, whole genome shotgun sequence, one genomic window encodes:
- the neurod4 gene encoding neurogenic differentiation factor 4, which yields MMTKPYGKPGDVSQLVSSLGWMDEDLSSQDGEVAPAMGHYKLTRIALGVREVGNKDIEEEEEELEEDENQGGEKMPKRRGPKKKKMTKARQERFRARRVKANARERSRMHGLNDALDNLRRVMPCYSKTQKLSKIETLRLARNYIWALSEVLEGGQSPESRGFMEMLCKGLSQPTSNLVAGCLQLGPAPGMVDRLEEKCAGPVGAGVLDQPEHPFSYTSPGLPSPPYGSLEASHLLHLKGFKAVTYEKASSHECSSATPPYDGPLTPPLSISGNFSLKQEPSSHEAERNYTPNYSASQHYPVATGLAEPQGHAVFQVSRYDLPLDVALDSFASTYMVTSQMTALYNE from the coding sequence ATGATGACCAAACCTTACGGTAAACCAGGTGATGTCAGCCAGCTAGTGAGTTCATTGGGCTGGATGGATGAAGACCTGAGCTCCCAGGATGGGGAGGTGGCCCCGGCGATGGGCCACTACAAGCTGACCAGGATTGCCCTCGGTGTCAGGGAGGTGGGCAACAAAGAcatagaggaagaggaagaggagctggaggaagaTGAGAATCAGGGAGGGGAAAAGATGCCCAAGCGTAGGGGgccaaagaagaagaagatgacaaAGGCCCGACAAGAACGGTTCCGGGCTCGCCGAGTGAAAGCCAACGCCCGTGAGCGATCACGCATGCACGGCCTAAATGACGCTCTGGACAACCTTCGCCGTGTCATGCCCTGCTACTCCAAAACCCAGAAGCTCTCGAAAATCGAGACCTTACGACTGGCGCGTAACTACATCTGGGCCCTGTCAGAGGTTCTGGAGGGTGGACAGTCACCTGAGAGTCGCGGCTTCATGGAGATGCTCTGCAAAGGCTTATCTCAGCCAACCAGCAACCTGGTGGCTGGCTGTTTACAGCTTGGACCAGCCCCAGGGATGGTGGACAGGCTGGAGGAGAAATGTGCAGGGCCTGTGGGGGCTGGAGTGCTAGATCAGCCAGAACATCCCTTCAGCTACACCTCTCCAGGGCTGCCCAGTCCTCCCTACGGTTCCCTAGAGGCCTCTCACCTCTTGCACCTGAAGGGTTTCAAGGCTGTGACCTATGAGAAGGCCTCCTCCCACGAGTGTAGTAGTGCAACACCCCCCTACGATGGGCCCCTCACTCCCCCCCTCAGCATCAGTGGCAATTTTTCACTGAAACAGGAACCCTCATCACATGAGGCGGAAAGGAACTATACCCCAAACTACTCTGCCTCCCAACACTACCCAGTCGCCACTGGACTAGCTGAGCCTCAGGGCCATGCTGTCTTTCAGGTGTCGCGGTATGACCTGCCCCTGGACGTGGCTTTGGATTCCTTCGCCTCAACTTACATGGTTACCTCACAGATGACTGCCCTTTATAATGAGTGA